A DNA window from Thermodesulfobacteriota bacterium contains the following coding sequences:
- a CDS encoding tetratricopeptide repeat protein, whose protein sequence is MADDSAFSKKRLETLVAEKQGLLEQLNVPPRAAAFLREHALKLQVAGVVVVLAVVGWQAFSAWQERTADEGAARLALALEAVDSGERQRLLAEVGDRYGSTGAGLWARLELGHLERQAGRLDEALSHYRAVAEELNRKSPLAPLVELALAVTLEIKGQPGEAMSHYQGLAAWDGFAEQACLGMGRLHEAQGALDQARQTYEAYLARADQNSALPKERVAERLARLKAQ, encoded by the coding sequence ATGGCAGACGACAGTGCCTTCAGCAAGAAGCGGCTGGAAACCCTGGTGGCCGAGAAGCAGGGCCTCCTGGAGCAGCTGAACGTGCCTCCTCGGGCCGCTGCCTTCCTGAGGGAGCACGCCCTGAAGCTGCAGGTCGCCGGCGTGGTCGTGGTGCTGGCTGTGGTGGGCTGGCAGGCCTTCTCGGCCTGGCAGGAGCGCACGGCAGATGAGGGAGCGGCCCGGTTGGCTTTGGCCTTGGAGGCTGTCGACAGCGGCGAGCGCCAACGGCTTCTGGCCGAGGTGGGAGATCGGTACGGCAGCACTGGCGCCGGGTTGTGGGCGCGGCTGGAGCTGGGCCATCTGGAACGGCAGGCCGGACGCTTGGACGAGGCCCTCAGCCATTACCGGGCGGTGGCGGAAGAGCTGAACAGGAAGAGTCCCCTGGCTCCCCTGGTGGAGCTGGCCCTGGCGGTCACCCTGGAGATCAAAGGGCAGCCTGGCGAGGCCATGAGCCACTACCAGGGCCTGGCCGCCTGGGACGGCTTTGCCGAGCAGGCCTGCCTGGGCATGGGGCGGCTCCACGAGGCCCAGGGGGCCTTGGACCAGGCCCGTCAGACCTACGAGGCCTATCTCGCCCGGGCCGACCAGAACAGCGCCCTGCCCAAGGAGCGGGTGGCGGAGCGCCTGGCTCGCTTGAAGGCGCAGTAA
- the xseA gene encoding exodeoxyribonuclease VII large subunit: MFATTIPVQTVSELTRSIRGLIEAHFPFVAVAGEISNLRRPLSGHLYFSLKDQEAQLKAVLFKPQLRYLAMTPADGLEVVCRGRLSVYEPRGEYQLVVDLMEPRGVGALQLAFEALKGRLAAEGLFAAERKRPLPVLPERIALITSPAAAALFDFLRLARQRCPGVAIDIHPARVQGEGAAAEMVEALTRIQALRPADVIVLCRGGGSAEDLAQFNDEGLARAIAASTIPVVSAVGHETDFTIADLVADLRAPTPTAAVALVLPDRRRLLEAICELEGRLGRALGRRLVQERQALVGLRRALGDPRALLDHQLLRLDYGVQGLRQAMIARLQAGTGALLRLQALLGSQSPAERLFRQAQRREHLRRELNQLMRQRLAFGRSRLERLVGVLQAVSPLAVLGRGYALVRTTPDGVVVRDSGQVARGQELSVRLAAGQLLVRVLETGRGEDGGK; encoded by the coding sequence ATGTTCGCCACCACCATTCCGGTGCAGACGGTCAGCGAGCTGACCCGATCCATCCGAGGCCTCATCGAAGCCCATTTCCCCTTTGTCGCCGTTGCCGGCGAGATCTCCAACCTGCGCCGGCCCCTGTCCGGTCACCTCTATTTTTCCCTGAAAGACCAGGAGGCCCAGCTCAAGGCGGTGCTCTTCAAGCCGCAGCTGCGCTACCTGGCCATGACCCCGGCCGATGGGCTGGAAGTCGTCTGCCGGGGACGGCTGTCGGTCTACGAGCCGCGGGGTGAGTACCAGCTGGTGGTGGATCTCATGGAGCCCCGCGGGGTGGGGGCCCTGCAGCTGGCCTTCGAGGCCCTGAAGGGGCGGCTGGCCGCGGAGGGCCTTTTCGCTGCCGAGCGCAAGCGGCCGCTGCCGGTCCTGCCAGAGCGGATCGCCCTCATCACCTCGCCCGCCGCGGCCGCCCTGTTTGACTTCCTGCGGCTGGCCCGCCAGCGCTGCCCCGGGGTGGCCATCGATATCCATCCGGCACGGGTGCAGGGCGAGGGAGCGGCCGCCGAGATGGTGGAAGCCCTGACCCGGATCCAGGCCTTGCGGCCGGCGGACGTTATCGTCTTGTGCCGAGGGGGCGGCTCGGCAGAAGACTTGGCCCAGTTCAACGACGAGGGCCTGGCCAGGGCCATCGCGGCCTCGACCATTCCGGTCGTCTCGGCGGTGGGCCACGAGACCGATTTCACCATTGCCGATCTCGTGGCCGATCTTCGCGCCCCCACCCCTACCGCCGCCGTGGCGCTGGTCCTGCCGGATCGGCGCCGGCTCCTGGAGGCGATCTGCGAGCTGGAGGGACGTCTGGGGCGGGCGCTCGGGCGGCGGCTTGTCCAGGAGCGGCAGGCGCTTGTCGGCCTGCGCCGGGCCCTGGGCGACCCGCGGGCGCTCCTGGATCACCAGCTCTTGCGCCTCGACTATGGTGTCCAGGGGCTGCGGCAGGCCATGATTGCCCGCCTGCAGGCAGGCACCGGCGCCCTGCTTCGGCTGCAGGCGCTGCTGGGCTCGCAGAGTCCCGCAGAGCGCCTCTTCCGGCAGGCCCAACGTCGGGAGCACCTGCGCCGGGAGTTGAATCAGCTCATGCGCCAGAGACTGGCTTTCGGCCGCAGCCGGCTGGAGCGACTGGTCGGGGTGTTGCAGGCAGTGAGTCCCTTGGCGGTGCTGGGACGGGGCTACGCCCTGGTGCGGACGACACCGGACGGGGTGGTGGTGCGGGACAGCGGGCAGGTGGCCAGGGGGCAGGAGCTGTCGGTGCGCCTGGCCGCGGGGCAGCTCCTGGTGCGGGTGCTGGAGACAGGGCGGGGTGAAGACGGAGGGAAATAA
- a CDS encoding HU family DNA-binding protein codes for MNKSDLVERMASEADISKAAAEKALNGLIDGIVDALGSGDRVTLVGFGTFSVAERAARQGRNPRTGSMMKIEARKVARFKPGSRLTDNIK; via the coding sequence ATGAACAAAAGTGACTTGGTGGAGAGAATGGCCAGTGAAGCCGACATCAGCAAGGCCGCCGCGGAAAAGGCTCTCAACGGCCTGATCGATGGCATCGTCGATGCCCTCGGCAGCGGGGATCGGGTAACGCTGGTTGGCTTCGGCACCTTCTCAGTGGCGGAGCGGGCTGCTCGCCAGGGGCGCAATCCCCGCACCGGTAGCATGATGAAGATCGAGGCCCGCAAGGTGGCACGCTTCAAGCCGGGCAGCCGGTTGACGGACAATATCAAGTAG
- a CDS encoding TIGR00268 family protein: MGGGGLLAVAFSGGADSTLLLATALAARPGRVLALHAHSILQPPADRGWAETVARGLGAAVTAIRTSPLDWPELVANPADRCYHCKRRLYQAFLAHLAGAGGGSLVDGTNADDTRETRPGRRALAELGVGTPLATATLTKAEVREASRLLGLVTWNRPAGSCLATRLASGLAVTRERLALVAELEAVLKACAIGDCRVRLVADAACRIEITAGDFPRIADPAWRRSVVTRFDALGVQEVTVNLAARDTC; encoded by the coding sequence TTGGGCGGAGGCGGACTGCTGGCCGTAGCCTTCTCCGGCGGCGCGGACAGCACCCTGCTCCTGGCCACCGCCCTTGCCGCGCGACCCGGCCGGGTCCTGGCTCTCCACGCCCACTCCATTCTGCAGCCTCCCGCGGACCGGGGCTGGGCCGAGACCGTGGCCCGCGGCCTGGGCGCCGCGGTCACCGCAATCCGGACGTCGCCTCTGGACTGGCCTGAGCTGGTGGCCAACCCAGCCGATCGCTGTTATCACTGCAAGCGGCGGCTGTATCAGGCCTTCCTGGCCCATCTGGCCGGCGCCGGCGGGGGCAGTCTGGTCGATGGCACCAATGCCGATGACACCAGGGAGACCCGGCCAGGCCGGCGTGCCCTGGCCGAGCTGGGCGTCGGCACTCCCTTGGCAACGGCCACCCTGACCAAGGCCGAGGTCCGGGAAGCGAGCCGGCTCCTGGGCCTTGTCACCTGGAACCGGCCGGCCGGCTCCTGCCTGGCCACCCGCCTGGCCAGCGGCCTGGCGGTAACCCGGGAAAGGCTGGCCCTGGTGGCCGAGCTGGAGGCCGTGCTGAAGGCCTGTGCTATCGGTGACTGCCGGGTGCGCCTGGTGGCCGATGCAGCTTGCCGCATCGAGATCACCGCTGGCGATTTCCCCCGGATAGCGGATCCCGCCTGGCGGCGGTCTGTAGTCACGCGCTTCGATGCGCTGGGTGTCCAGGAGGTCACCGTCAATCTGGCCGCCCGCGACACCTGTTAG
- a CDS encoding homocysteine biosynthesis protein — protein sequence MSEQPCIKTYEEINRRILAGEAVVVTAEEMVEVVRRVGPEDAARSVDVVTTGTFAPMCSSGAFINFGHAKPTIKGSRVWLNDVPAYAGLAAVDIYIGATEPSEDDPLNKVFPGEFRYGGGHVIEDLVARRKVRLRVEGYGTHCYPNKRLDREVTLDDLPYALLCNPRNGYQNYNCAINLSDRTIYTYMGTLKSQGRNATYCSAGELSPLMNDPLYRTIGLGTRIFLGGGIGYVTWHGTQHNPDQARRKNGTPRRPAGTLMVQGDLRAMHPRWLRGVSMQGYGSSLAVGLGVPIPILDAAMAAFTGVSDGDLLTQVVDYAYDYPNGVARNYGEVSYAQLKSGVIEVAGKKIPTAPLSSVVRAREIAETLKRWIVDDKLLLTQPITPLPSSLASPAKTG from the coding sequence ATGAGCGAACAGCCCTGCATCAAAACGTATGAAGAGATCAATCGCCGGATTCTGGCCGGCGAGGCGGTGGTGGTGACCGCAGAAGAGATGGTGGAAGTCGTGCGGCGCGTCGGTCCTGAGGACGCGGCCCGCAGCGTCGACGTCGTCACCACCGGCACCTTTGCCCCCATGTGCTCCTCAGGGGCCTTCATCAATTTCGGCCATGCCAAGCCCACCATCAAGGGCTCCCGGGTCTGGCTCAACGACGTTCCGGCGTACGCCGGCCTGGCAGCGGTGGACATCTACATCGGCGCCACCGAGCCCAGTGAAGATGACCCCTTGAACAAGGTCTTCCCAGGGGAGTTCCGGTACGGCGGCGGCCACGTCATCGAGGACCTGGTTGCCCGGCGCAAGGTGCGCTTGCGGGTCGAGGGCTACGGCACCCATTGTTACCCCAACAAGCGGCTCGACCGGGAGGTCACCCTGGACGACCTGCCCTACGCGCTCCTGTGCAACCCCCGCAACGGCTACCAGAACTACAACTGCGCCATCAATCTTTCCGACCGCACCATTTACACCTACATGGGGACCCTGAAATCCCAGGGCCGCAACGCCACATACTGCAGCGCCGGCGAGCTGAGCCCACTCATGAATGACCCCCTGTACCGGACCATCGGCCTCGGCACCCGCATCTTCCTGGGAGGCGGAATCGGCTATGTCACCTGGCACGGTACTCAGCACAACCCGGATCAGGCCCGGCGCAAGAACGGCACACCACGCCGGCCCGCCGGTACCCTCATGGTGCAAGGGGACCTCAGGGCCATGCATCCCCGTTGGCTCCGCGGGGTGAGCATGCAGGGGTACGGCAGCTCGCTGGCCGTAGGCCTGGGAGTGCCGATCCCGATCCTGGACGCGGCCATGGCCGCCTTCACCGGGGTTTCGGACGGCGATCTCCTCACCCAGGTGGTTGACTACGCCTACGACTACCCGAACGGCGTCGCCCGCAACTACGGCGAGGTCTCGTACGCCCAGCTCAAGAGTGGTGTGATCGAGGTGGCCGGGAAGAAGATCCCCACCGCGCCCTTGTCGAGTGTGGTGCGGGCGCGGGAGATCGCGGAGACTCTGAAGCGATGGATCGTGGACGACAAGCTCCTCCTCACGCAACCGATCACGCCCCTGCCGTCCTCTCTGGCTTCCCCAGCCAAGACTGGCTGA
- a CDS encoding CBS and ACT domain-containing protein produces the protein MKIKTWMTKDPVTIDRRALLQDAAQLMRKHSIRHLPVMDSEELVGFITESDLRQFFFPSMMEDIPVEQVMIINPITINSSANIESAAKLIHDYKIGGLPVLEKKRLVGIITATDILSSFIEVMGVLKASSRLDIVIGKKGGLAEVTRIIKEHHGEIISFATETHSSRRKIYYFRLEKGDMDPIVDALERAGHKVLSVMS, from the coding sequence ATGAAGATCAAAACCTGGATGACGAAGGATCCGGTCACCATCGATCGGCGTGCCCTCCTGCAGGATGCGGCGCAGCTGATGCGCAAGCACTCGATCCGTCACTTGCCGGTGATGGACAGCGAGGAGCTGGTGGGGTTCATCACCGAGAGCGACCTCCGGCAGTTCTTCTTTCCTTCGATGATGGAAGACATCCCGGTGGAGCAGGTGATGATCATCAACCCCATTACCATCAACAGCAGTGCCAACATCGAATCGGCGGCCAAGCTGATCCACGACTACAAGATCGGTGGCCTGCCAGTTCTGGAGAAGAAGCGGCTGGTGGGCATCATCACCGCGACCGACATCCTCTCGTCCTTCATCGAGGTCATGGGGGTGCTCAAGGCCTCCTCCCGTCTGGATATCGTCATTGGCAAGAAGGGCGGTCTCGCCGAGGTCACCCGCATCATCAAGGAGCACCATGGCGAGATCATCAGCTTCGCCACCGAAACCCATTCCTCCCGTCGCAAGATCTACTATTTCCGTCTGGAGAAGGGCGACATGGATCCCATCGTTGACGCCCTGGAGCGGGCTGGGCACAAGGTCCTGTCGGTCATGAGCTGA
- the pheA gene encoding prephenate dehydratase, which translates to MTIEHDLDDDLDAIRHRIDAIDSQLLGLLHERLACAREIGRLKAQDNRASWDPRREQQIHERLAAQNRGVFPEDALHSIVHEIITTCRLAQRPTTVAYLGPEGTFTQEAAELHFGRQALFLPRESAEDIFEDVARGRSEYGVVPVENSIEGSVTSTLDGFIRCRVQIVAELYLPIRHHLLCRSGDREAIRTVTSHPQALAQCRGWLQKNLPGIPCQPVLSTALAAQLAAQDGSVAAIASHEAMKRYRLQVVAPRIEDRAGNTTRFLVIGRQSPMRTGRDKTSVLIGLMDRPGALQATLSLLADRHINLTRIESRPNRDQPWSYLFFLDLEGHYDDDVVQDGCQRLREACTAFVWLGSYPKADRRDEPAAGC; encoded by the coding sequence ATGACCATCGAGCACGATCTGGACGACGATCTGGATGCCATCCGGCATCGGATTGATGCCATTGACAGCCAGCTCCTGGGTCTCCTCCATGAGCGGTTGGCCTGCGCCCGGGAGATCGGCCGCCTCAAGGCGCAAGACAATCGGGCCAGTTGGGATCCGCGGCGGGAGCAGCAGATTCACGAACGGCTGGCAGCACAGAACCGTGGTGTCTTCCCGGAGGACGCGCTCCACAGCATAGTTCACGAGATCATCACCACCTGCCGCCTGGCGCAGCGGCCGACGACAGTGGCCTACCTCGGCCCTGAGGGCACCTTCACCCAGGAGGCGGCTGAGCTTCATTTCGGCCGGCAAGCGTTGTTTCTGCCCAGGGAGAGCGCCGAGGACATCTTCGAGGATGTGGCTCGGGGCCGCTCGGAGTACGGCGTGGTGCCGGTGGAGAATTCCATCGAGGGCTCGGTGACCTCCACGCTCGATGGCTTCATCCGGTGCCGGGTGCAGATTGTCGCCGAGCTGTACCTGCCGATCCGTCACCATCTGTTGTGCCGATCCGGTGACCGGGAGGCGATCCGGACGGTCACCTCCCACCCCCAGGCCCTGGCCCAATGCCGGGGCTGGCTGCAGAAGAACCTGCCTGGGATCCCTTGTCAGCCGGTGCTCAGCACCGCGCTCGCTGCGCAGCTGGCAGCCCAGGACGGGAGCGTGGCTGCCATCGCCAGCCACGAGGCTATGAAGCGGTATCGGCTGCAGGTGGTGGCGCCCCGCATCGAGGATCGGGCCGGCAACACGACCCGCTTCCTGGTCATTGGCCGCCAGTCCCCCATGCGAACCGGCCGTGACAAGACCTCGGTGCTCATCGGTCTCATGGACCGTCCGGGTGCCCTTCAGGCCACCTTGAGCCTCCTGGCCGACCGCCACATCAACCTGACCCGCATCGAGTCCCGGCCCAACCGGGATCAGCCCTGGAGCTACCTGTTCTTCCTGGATCTGGAGGGACACTACGACGACGACGTGGTGCAGGACGGCTGCCAGCGGCTGCGGGAGGCGTGCACCGCCTTTGTCTGGCTGGGCTCTTATCCCAAGGCTGACCGCCGGGATGAGCCGGCGGCGGGCTGTTGA
- the tsaD gene encoding tRNA (adenosine(37)-N6)-threonylcarbamoyltransferase complex transferase subunit TsaD → MLVLGIETSCDETAAAVLTEDGRVLASVVDSQVAIHSRFGGVVPELASRRHMEAVAPVVFAALDGAGVGLEAIDFVAATQGPGLVGSLLVGFSFAKALAYVRRLPLVGVNHMAGHVASVFLTEDPPAFPFVCLVASGGHSSLFLVEAPARLRLLGQTRDDAAGEAFDKVAKILGLGYPGGPLVSAAAQGADPAAIRFPRALLEEDSLDFSFSGIKTAVAQHVWQEARAGRPVSPGEVCAGFQEAVVEVLVAKLLRAAAQCRCPRLALAGGVAANERLRALLAARATASGLAVWLPAPAWCTDNAAMIALAGLAKYDPGLPSALDADVYSRSSFPGGLLAV, encoded by the coding sequence ATGCTGGTCCTGGGTATCGAGACCTCCTGCGACGAGACAGCGGCCGCGGTGCTGACCGAGGACGGTCGGGTGCTGGCCTCGGTGGTGGACTCCCAGGTGGCGATCCACAGCCGTTTCGGCGGCGTGGTGCCGGAGCTGGCCTCCCGCCGGCACATGGAGGCCGTTGCCCCGGTGGTCTTTGCCGCCTTGGATGGGGCCGGGGTTGGCCTGGAGGCCATTGACTTCGTGGCCGCTACCCAGGGGCCGGGCCTGGTGGGCTCGCTCCTGGTGGGCTTCTCGTTTGCCAAGGCCCTTGCCTACGTGCGCCGGCTGCCCCTGGTGGGGGTCAATCACATGGCCGGTCATGTCGCGTCCGTGTTCCTGACCGAGGATCCGCCTGCCTTCCCCTTCGTCTGCCTCGTGGCATCCGGCGGGCACTCCAGCCTGTTCCTGGTCGAGGCGCCTGCGAGGCTCCGCCTTCTGGGTCAGACGCGGGATGACGCTGCCGGTGAGGCCTTCGACAAGGTGGCCAAGATCCTTGGCCTGGGCTATCCGGGTGGTCCCCTGGTGAGTGCGGCGGCGCAGGGGGCGGATCCGGCGGCGATCCGTTTCCCCCGAGCCCTGCTGGAAGAGGACAGCCTGGATTTCAGCTTCAGCGGCATCAAGACCGCCGTGGCCCAGCATGTCTGGCAGGAGGCGAGGGCGGGCCGACCGGTCAGCCCCGGGGAGGTCTGCGCCGGCTTCCAGGAGGCAGTAGTGGAGGTGTTGGTTGCCAAGCTGCTGCGGGCGGCGGCACAGTGTCGCTGTCCGCGGTTGGCCCTGGCCGGCGGGGTGGCGGCCAACGAGCGGCTGCGTGCACTGCTCGCGGCCCGGGCCACTGCCTCCGGGCTGGCGGTTTGGCTGCCGGCGCCGGCCTGGTGCACCGATAACGCTGCCATGATCGCCTTGGCTGGGCTTGCCAAGTACGATCCCGGCTTGCCATCGGCCTTGGACGCTGATGTCTACTCCCGCTCTTCATTTCCGGGCGGTCTTCTTGCGGTCTAG
- a CDS encoding DUF2062 domain-containing protein, whose protein sequence is MALLQPRRALRYYSLRLQRLRGEPRGLALGVAIGVFIGITPTIPLHSLLIIALTLACRASTLAGILASWLVSNPATFVLQYYLSWWLGEALLRRGLCWSQVQGVVACVLSEAPFLERLSAVCRLGLDSLSVLLVGGAVLALPFGLVSYFVAWRFFRMLAKRRPLRSGAARTSEE, encoded by the coding sequence ATGGCCCTGTTGCAGCCTCGCCGGGCTTTGCGCTACTACTCCCTGCGGCTGCAGCGGCTCCGGGGTGAGCCTCGGGGGCTGGCCCTGGGAGTGGCCATCGGCGTCTTCATAGGCATCACCCCCACCATCCCTCTGCATTCCCTCCTGATCATCGCTTTGACCTTGGCCTGCCGGGCCAGCACCCTGGCCGGAATCCTGGCCAGTTGGCTAGTCAGCAACCCGGCAACCTTTGTCCTCCAGTATTATTTGTCCTGGTGGCTGGGGGAGGCCCTCTTGCGACGAGGGCTGTGCTGGAGTCAAGTCCAGGGGGTGGTGGCCTGCGTCCTTTCCGAGGCTCCCTTTCTGGAACGGCTGTCCGCCGTCTGTCGGCTGGGTCTCGACAGCTTGTCGGTGCTTCTGGTGGGCGGTGCGGTTCTTGCCCTGCCGTTTGGACTGGTGAGCTATTTCGTGGCCTGGCGTTTCTTCCGGATGCTGGCCAAACGGCGACCGTTGCGGTCTGGTGCCGCCCGGACATCGGAGGAGTAG
- the rsmA gene encoding 16S rRNA (adenine(1518)-N(6)/adenine(1519)-N(6))-dimethyltransferase RsmA, whose product MSRRGRRPEAPGQDGPGEGRSTVREVLDRQGLAPSRRLGQNFLVHPGLAQRIVDQAGIEAGDLVVELGVGLGALTNLLAARAHTVVGLEIDAGLVRWHQEAAGLAANVRLLHADLLHFDLASLAAEEGRPLKIVANLPYSVSSPFLFRLLDLRSAVAWAVIMLQKEVATRLAALPGSRDYGILSVLLGACARVQTLFTVGAAHFHPRPRVDSAVVRVTFLPPPPAVANLPLHDPDWLRAVVKAAFGQRRKTLANALSAGLGLERSLVEEATTGLGWAGERRAQELGVAEFVRLANALAPHRPVPGRRG is encoded by the coding sequence ATGAGTCGCCGTGGTCGGCGCCCGGAAGCGCCGGGGCAGGATGGGCCTGGGGAAGGCCGGTCCACGGTTCGCGAGGTGCTGGACCGGCAGGGCCTCGCCCCCAGCCGCCGGCTGGGGCAGAACTTTCTGGTCCATCCCGGGCTGGCGCAGAGGATCGTCGACCAGGCAGGGATTGAGGCCGGCGATCTGGTGGTGGAGCTGGGGGTCGGGCTTGGCGCTCTCACCAATCTTCTGGCCGCCCGGGCCCATACCGTGGTGGGGTTGGAGATCGATGCCGGACTGGTGCGCTGGCACCAAGAGGCCGCCGGCCTGGCCGCCAACGTCCGCCTCCTCCACGCCGACCTGCTGCACTTCGACTTGGCTTCCCTGGCCGCGGAAGAGGGACGGCCGCTCAAGATCGTCGCCAACCTGCCCTATTCGGTATCGTCGCCATTCCTGTTCCGCCTTCTGGATCTGCGGTCCGCCGTGGCCTGGGCGGTGATCATGCTCCAGAAGGAGGTGGCGACCCGCCTGGCCGCCCTTCCCGGCTCCAGGGACTACGGTATCCTCTCGGTGCTGCTGGGGGCCTGCGCCCGGGTCCAGACCCTGTTCACGGTGGGGGCGGCCCATTTTCACCCCAGGCCCCGGGTGGATTCCGCGGTGGTGCGGGTCACCTTCCTCCCTCCGCCACCGGCAGTGGCCAACCTCCCGTTGCACGATCCCGACTGGCTAAGGGCGGTGGTCAAGGCCGCCTTCGGCCAGCGCCGGAAGACGCTGGCCAATGCCCTGTCCGCTGGCCTGGGCCTTGAGCGGTCGCTGGTGGAGGAGGCGACCACTGGTCTGGGCTGGGCCGGGGAGCGGCGGGCCCAGGAGCTGGGGGTGGCCGAGTTCGTCCGCCTGGCCAATGCCTTGGCCCCCCATCGTCCCGTCCCCGGCCGGAGGGGATGA